The following proteins come from a genomic window of Dreissena polymorpha isolate Duluth1 chromosome 1, UMN_Dpol_1.0, whole genome shotgun sequence:
- the LOC127864713 gene encoding uncharacterized protein LOC127864713, which produces MYCALYPSVVRDARTNISLQDFIDDDGPEWADRIIERMTEPSWTMGWVQKMVRGHVTEEEYNMAMNTLFVKLHMLDPQPVIPTFHLLNHIRALPECNLELATRDYLGDPLDAAALSAHARTAVTKETMPSNGTSRMSLDKIEVFNGFDVEEFIMTEARNVGVWNGRRPDNKRTSDLQDRCSVM; this is translated from the exons ATGTACTGCGCTCTGTACCCGTCCGTAGTGAGAGACGCACGGACGAACATCAGTTTGCAAGACTTCATTGACGATGATGG GCCGGAGTGGGCGGACCGTATTATTGAGCGCATGACGGAGCCCTCTTGGACGATGGGATGGGTGCAAAAAATGGTCCGCGGTCATGTGACAGAGGAGGAATACAACATGGCGATGAACACACTGTTCGTCAAATTGCACATGTTGGACCCGCAGCCTGTCATTCCGACCTTTCATCTGCTGAATCACATCCGAG CTCTCCCGGAATGCAACCTAGAGCTGGCCACCCGGGACTACCTCGGAGACCCACTGGACGCTGCGGCACTCAGCGCGCATGCGCGGACGGCCGTAACAAAGGAGACCATGCCTAGCAACGGCACGTCGCGCATGAGCCTCGACAAAATCGAAGTTTTTAACGGCTTTGACGTCGAGGAGTTTATAATGACGGAAGCACGTAACGTCGGCGTCTGGAACGGGCGACGTCCCGACAATAAAAGAACTAGTGACCTCCAGGATAGATGCAGCGTCATGTAA
- the LOC127864707 gene encoding uncharacterized protein LOC127864707, with product MRWNLDWQITVLYDSRLKTAANRLSQELFNKDLFPTFQPPNKYTGELIGIEYLYNKTGAKNPVSAVEPDDSLLDEGFEDSAAMDDNDPTIHIVDSFLPAFSRERAHQIMQQNRPSQSEMSAMDVYGQQMYNVPAKLKAKPTTTSVSLETTTAASMTKATAASVTTAAASTSSLSAVTTATSASAIAGSSQRVEDEAEDSIGPNRVAGYGHVMDLAEYLFHLKDKESKAIANAEADHIVKLWSKMSLYDQSPSKYKDRHQTQLIKGRFKAPKTSRIQLVPGVQSVRRCALATHLGPATWPDCNRYQEALLVKLCAAFPGSTTKDGVQQARSRTVLEKYNLIREMVFNSQHVIQNTRIQLSDINQRTLTAWFSDRGKRRERTLLEQGLALQ from the exons ATGCGCTGGAACTTAGACTGGCAGATTACTGTATTGTATGACTCCAGATTGAAGACAGCAGCCAACAGACTAAGTCAGGAGCTTTTTAACAAGGATCTCTTCCCGACATTCCAGCCGCCAAACAAATACACTG gAGAGCTGATAGGTATCGAATATCTATACAACAAAACGGGTGCTAAAAACCCTGTAAGTGCGGTGGAGCCTGATGACAGCCTATTGGATGAGGGCTTTGAGGACTCCGCGGCCATGGATGATAATGATCCAACCATCCACATAGTGGATTCCTTTCTGCCTGCTTTTAGTCGTGAGAGGGCTCATCAGATCATGCAGCAGAACAGGCCGTCTCAATCAG AGATGTCAGCGATGGATGTGTATGGCCAGCAGATGTACAACGTTCCCGCTAAGCTCAAAGCCAAACCTACCACAACGAGTGTCTCTTTAGAAACAACAACAGCAGCTTCTATGACAAAAGCAACAGCAGCTTCTGTTACAACAGCTGCAGCAAGTACTTCATCATTATCTGCCGTAACTACCGCTACATCAGCGTCGGCTATTGCTGGCAGTTCCCAACGTGTTGAGGATGAAGCTGAG GACTCTATTGGACCAAACAGAGTTGCAGGTTATGGTCATGTGATGGACCTGGCTgagtatttgtttcatttaaaagacAAGGAAAGTAAGGCCATCGCCAACGCAGAAGCTGACCACATCGTTAAACTGTGGTCTAAGATGTCCCTTTACGACCAGTCGCCGTCAAAATATAAGGACCGACATCAGACCCAGCTGATCAAGGGACGCTTCAAGGCACCAAAGACATCCCGGATACAGCTGGTTCCTGGAGTCCAGAGTGTCAGAAG ATGTGCTTTGGCTACACACCTTGGTCCAGCCACCTGGCCTGACTGTAACAGGTATCAGGAAGCCTTGCTGGTCAAGTTGTGCGCAGCCTTTCCGGGATCCACCACCAAAGATGGCGTTCAACAGGCGCGGTCGCGGACAGTACTGGAGAAGTACAACCTAATAAGAGAGATGGTATTCAACAGTCAGCACGTGATACAGAATACACGCATTCAGCTGTCTGATATAAACCAGCGCACCTTGACTGCTTG gttcagtgaTCGTGGAAAGCGCAGAGAAAGAACCTTGCTGGAGCAGGGACTTGCCCTTCAGTAA